A DNA window from Caretta caretta isolate rCarCar2 chromosome 7, rCarCar1.hap1, whole genome shotgun sequence contains the following coding sequences:
- the C7H10orf53 gene encoding UPF0728 protein C10orf53 homolog yields the protein MPPRALVTLRFGPYRSCGVLEHRPFRLQGLQAVLLVEGHQLILEKIPDWNNVELIVNGETVFQCNINDLDFGGDGKLDPLCEEARIAVLNAY from the exons ATGCCCCCGCGCGCGCTGGTGACGCTCCGGTTCGGCCCCTACCGGAGCTGCGGGGTGTTGGAGCACAGGCCCTTCCGCCTGCAGGGCCTGCAAG CTGTGTTGCTAGTGGAGGGTCACCAACTTATTCTAGAAAAGATACCAGATTGGAATAATGTAGAACTCATAGTGAATGGAGAGACTGTTTTCCAGTGTAACATTAATGACCTGGACTTTG GAGGTGATGGCAAATTGGATCCACTATGTGAAGAAGCCAGAATAGCAGTGCTAAATGCCTACTGA